A stretch of DNA from Kitasatospora kifunensis:
CAGCCGGCGTCCCACTCGGAGCGCTGGTTGCCGTGTGCCGGGATGCCGCCGGCGTCCTTGAGGATGCGGGCCAGGTGGAGCTGGTTCCAGGTCATGAAGGTGGTGTTGCGGTTGGTGAAGTCGTTCTCAGGGCCGCCGGAGCCGGGATCGAGGTAGGACGGGCCGGGGCCCGCCTCGCCGACCCAGCCGGCGTCGGCCTGCGGGGGGACGGTGTAGCCGAGGTGCTGGAGACTGTAGAGGACGTTCATCGCGCAGTGCTTCGCGCCGTCCTCGTTCCCGGTGATCAGGCAGCCGCCGACCCGGCCGTAGTACGCGTACTGGCCCTCGGAGTTGAGGATCGACGAGCACGCGTAGAGCCGCTCGATCACCTTCTTCATCACGGAGGAGTTGTCTCCCAGCCACACAGGTCCAGCTAGCGTAAGGATGTCGGCGGCCATGACCTGCGAGTAGATCACCGGCCACTCGTCGGTCTCCCAACCGTGTTCGGTCATGTCCGGCCAGACGCCCGTGGCGATGTCGAGGTCCACCGCCCGCAGGACGTCGACCGCGACGCCCTGGCGCTCCAGGATGCCGGTGCTGACGTCGATCAG
This window harbors:
- a CDS encoding flavodoxin family protein; the encoded protein is MSPSQASYTDLRALVINCTLKRSPERSHTQGLIDVSTGILERQGVAVDVLRAVDLDIATGVWPDMTEHGWETDEWPVIYSQVMAADILTLAGPVWLGDNSSVMKKVIERLYACSSILNSEGQYAYYGRVGGCLITGNEDGAKHCAMNVLYSLQHLGYTVPPQADAGWVGEAGPGPSYLDPGSGGPENDFTNRNTTFMTWNQLHLARILKDAGGIPAHGNQRSEWDAGCRFDFENPEHR